From the Clostridium putrefaciens genome, one window contains:
- a CDS encoding haloacid dehalogenase-like hydrolase has product MSNIKKEADVTWLNFNMHNLTKEFKCSFETSDENTKQNSHDNQYNKEEVILNRGNFAYENYESLKTLIETNGNKSNIYDENKRPYAVFDWDNTSIINDVEDAVLAYQLIHLRFKMSPEEFSKIIRKDIPKDNFKDKFNNKDGNSINIDLVGKDLDFDYRFLYDNYEGLNGNKSLEHIKETLEYKDFIAKTRYLYSAIGSSFDLASGYTWSMRLFSKMTSDEVSRLSEESIIYWLKHEINRTTWTSPLALKGKSGIISVTFNTGIKSIKEMQNLYKTLIYNGIDVYICSASYLYVVREFASNPKFGYSIPTENVFGMQLEFDNNNLIKPELKINYHQTQGEGKTKTIERFLVKKHGGKSPLIVGGDNHGDVSMLSFFHDTRFSLIINRCKDKELFKLSKVAADSIGMKNARYHLQGRNENTGKFIQSQKSILFGTSEERLLR; this is encoded by the coding sequence ATGAGTAATATAAAAAAAGAAGCTGATGTAACTTGGTTAAATTTTAATATGCATAACCTTACAAAAGAATTTAAATGTTCTTTTGAAACAAGTGATGAAAACACAAAACAAAATAGTCATGATAACCAATATAATAAAGAGGAAGTTATCCTTAATAGAGGTAACTTTGCCTATGAGAACTATGAATCTTTGAAAACCCTTATAGAAACTAATGGTAATAAGAGTAATATTTACGATGAAAATAAAAGACCTTATGCTGTATTTGATTGGGATAATACATCAATAATTAATGATGTTGAAGATGCTGTTTTAGCCTATCAATTAATACACCTTAGATTTAAAATGAGTCCAGAGGAGTTTAGTAAAATTATTAGAAAAGATATCCCTAAGGATAATTTTAAAGATAAGTTTAATAATAAAGATGGAAATTCTATTAATATTGATTTAGTTGGGAAGGACTTAGATTTTGACTATAGATTTTTATATGATAATTATGAAGGACTAAATGGAAATAAATCCTTAGAGCATATTAAAGAAACTTTAGAGTATAAGGACTTTATAGCTAAAACTAGGTATCTTTATAGTGCTATAGGAAGTTCCTTTGATTTAGCTTCGGGTTACACCTGGTCCATGCGTCTTTTTTCTAAGATGACAAGTGATGAAGTCTCCAGGCTATCAGAAGAGTCCATCATTTATTGGTTAAAACATGAAATTAATAGAACTACCTGGACAAGTCCTCTAGCTTTAAAGGGTAAGTCAGGGATTATATCCGTTACCTTCAATACTGGTATTAAATCAATAAAAGAGATGCAAAACCTTTATAAAACCTTAATATATAATGGAATAGATGTTTATATCTGCTCTGCCTCTTATTTATACGTGGTTAGAGAATTTGCTTCAAATCCTAAGTTTGGATACAGTATTCCAACGGAAAATGTATTTGGTATGCAACTTGAATTTGATAATAATAATTTAATTAAACCAGAACTTAAAATAAATTATCACCAAACACAAGGTGAAGGAAAGACCAAAACCATTGAAAGGTTTTTAGTGAAAAAACATGGTGGCAAGTCCCCCTTAATAGTTGGTGGAGACAATCATGGTGACGTTTCTATGTTATCTTTCTTTCATGATACACGCTTTAGCTTAATCATTAATAGATGCAAAGATAAAGAACTCTTTAAACTATCAAAAGTGGCTGCTGACAGCATTGGTATGAAAAATGCCAGATACCACCTCCAAGGAAGAAATGAAAACACTGGAAAGTTTATCCAAAGCCAAAAATCTATCCTCTTTGGAACTAGTGAGGAAAGACTACTTAGATAA
- a CDS encoding lactococcin 972 family bacteriocin produces MKSFKKIAIVTGLLVTTTITVVAAFTHNSDEFKFGPEANPLPWAWDQSRQYSNFYCGEQKHHATAIMKDSDGQEFRDRTDAPAGKWAKAKTSYVKNPSEWNSYYGHD; encoded by the coding sequence ATGAAAAGTTTTAAAAAGATAGCAATAGTTACAGGTTTATTAGTCACTACTACTATAACTGTTGTTGCTGCTTTTACTCACAATAGTGATGAGTTTAAATTTGGACCAGAAGCTAATCCCTTGCCATGGGCTTGGGATCAATCAAGACAATATTCAAACTTTTATTGTGGTGAACAAAAACATCACGCTACAGCTATAATGAAAGATTCAGATGGCCAAGAATTTAGAGATAGAACTGATGCACCTGCTGGAAAGTGGGCTAAAGCAAAAACTAGTTATGTAAAAAATCCAAGTGAATGGAACTCTTATTATGGTCATGATTAA
- a CDS encoding DDE-type integrase/transposase/recombinase, with protein MSTIISILVTYNQLLLSQINELLIFIAKNIPLKAPKYDMTSPKYKKLTVDKLPIIKTFEHLDYNQLLNEYKLANGKDKKPVTPDTGCPRCGAPHNYIYDNAGGRGQLCCKVCDLHFSKNKVDFKTALFICPYCGHALIKKKDRKNFYVHKCVNKKCDFYLNSLAKLSLKDLEEYKKDKHKFKLHYIYREFTTNYFDVDLSSMPKGATSLKFRNFSSHVMGLCLTYNVNLGLSTRHTARALWEIHGVKISHVMVSRYTITAAALVKPYVDNYDYKPTNYLAADETYTKVKGKTQYIWLVMDAIKKSILGYQASFTRDTGPCILTMRMAFDKFKEFPGKSLRFIADGYTAYKLAQQQFNLNGFDFDVTQVIGLTNNDSISTEYRWVKQIIERLNRTFKFSYRVTNGFGSEEGSNTHLALFVAYYNFLRPHSYAYFEALNPIPELERISTMPGKWQKLIELSQQLIVKNQVV; from the coding sequence GTGAGTACAATTATATCAATATTAGTTACATATAATCAACTATTACTTTCACAAATAAATGAATTACTTATTTTCATTGCGAAAAACATACCTTTAAAGGCTCCTAAATATGATATGACAAGCCCTAAATACAAAAAACTTACTGTAGATAAATTACCCATTATTAAGACCTTCGAACATCTTGATTACAATCAACTTTTAAATGAATACAAACTTGCTAATGGTAAAGATAAAAAGCCAGTAACACCTGATACTGGCTGCCCTCGTTGTGGTGCTCCGCACAACTACATCTACGATAACGCAGGTGGACGCGGGCAGCTTTGCTGCAAGGTTTGTGATTTGCATTTTAGTAAAAACAAAGTTGACTTCAAGACCGCACTCTTCATTTGTCCTTACTGCGGACATGCTCTAATCAAAAAGAAAGACCGCAAGAACTTTTATGTCCATAAATGTGTTAATAAAAAATGTGATTTCTACCTAAACTCCCTTGCAAAACTTTCATTGAAAGATCTAGAAGAATACAAGAAAGATAAGCACAAATTCAAGCTCCATTATATTTACCGCGAGTTTACTACTAATTATTTTGACGTTGATTTATCTTCTATGCCTAAAGGTGCCACTAGCCTCAAATTCAGAAACTTTTCTTCTCATGTAATGGGACTTTGCCTAACATACAACGTTAATTTAGGACTATCTACACGCCATACCGCACGTGCGCTTTGGGAAATCCACGGTGTTAAAATATCTCATGTCATGGTTAGTAGATATACCATCACCGCTGCCGCTTTAGTTAAACCCTATGTCGATAATTATGACTATAAACCTACTAATTATCTTGCTGCTGATGAAACTTATACTAAAGTCAAAGGAAAGACTCAATATATCTGGCTCGTTATGGATGCCATTAAAAAATCAATTTTAGGATACCAAGCCTCATTTACCCGCGATACTGGACCTTGCATTTTAACTATGCGTATGGCTTTTGATAAGTTTAAAGAATTTCCTGGTAAGTCCCTTAGATTTATTGCTGATGGTTATACGGCATACAAGCTTGCGCAGCAACAGTTCAATCTTAATGGCTTTGACTTCGATGTAACTCAAGTAATTGGACTCACTAATAACGATTCTATTTCAACTGAATATCGCTGGGTTAAACAAATAATTGAACGCCTTAACAGAACATTTAAATTCTCTTATAGGGTTACAAACGGCTTTGGTAGTGAGGAAGGTTCCAACACGCACTTGGCCTTATTTGTAGCATATTACAACTTTCTTCGACCGCACTCTTACGCTTACTTTGAAGCATTAAACCCCATCCCTGAGCTTGAAAGAATTTCTACCATGCCAGGAAAATGGCAAAAGTTAATCGAACTTTCACAACAACTTATAGTAAAAAATCAAGTTGTATAG
- the glmS gene encoding glutamine--fructose-6-phosphate transaminase (isomerizing) has product MCGIVGFVGKKDASPILVEGLSKLEYRGYDSAGVAILKDNSIEVLKCKGRLKNLEEKLEESPIKGNIGIGHTRWATHGEPSDVNSHPHSNKNESISVVHNGIIENYLNIKEWLMSKGYEFLSETDTEVIPNLVDYYYNGDILDAVMKATAKMEGSYALGVICTKEPDRIIAVRKDSPLIIGVGKGEYFIASDIPAVLNHTREVYLLNDKEFVVLTDEGVEIFDENKEKIEKEIFHVTWNADAAEKGGYEDFMLKEIHEQPRAIRDTMASRIIKGKPIVLDKIKLTKEDLKNYNKIYIVACGTAYHAGVVGKTVIERLARIPVEVDIASEFRYRDPIMDKNTLVMIISQSGETADSLAVLRESKKKGCRVIAVTNVVGSSVSREADDVLYTLAGPEIAVASTKAYVTQLVAMYIIALYFAEVKETTSKEEIESIKEELLNLPEKAEKVLENKEILQKFAAQNYMHKDMFYLGRGLDYAVSMEGSLKLKEITYIHSEAYAGGELKHGPIALIEKGTVVISTITQMDLKDKMISNIREVVTRGAKTLAITFEGNEEVEKSVDSAIYIPKTLDILSPILSVIPLQLISYYVAKEKNCDVDKPRNLAKSVTVE; this is encoded by the coding sequence ATGTGTGGAATAGTAGGATTTGTTGGTAAAAAGGATGCTTCACCGATTTTAGTAGAGGGGCTTTCAAAATTAGAATATAGAGGGTATGACTCTGCTGGTGTGGCTATTTTAAAGGATAATTCAATTGAAGTTTTAAAGTGTAAGGGTAGATTAAAAAACTTAGAAGAAAAGTTAGAGGAAAGTCCTATAAAAGGTAATATCGGAATAGGACATACAAGGTGGGCAACTCACGGGGAGCCTTCAGATGTTAACTCTCACCCTCATAGCAATAAAAATGAAAGTATAAGTGTAGTTCATAATGGAATAATAGAGAACTATTTAAATATAAAAGAATGGCTTATGTCAAAAGGATATGAATTTTTATCAGAAACGGATACAGAAGTAATACCAAATCTTGTGGATTATTATTATAATGGAGATATTTTAGATGCAGTTATGAAGGCAACAGCAAAGATGGAAGGAAGCTATGCTCTAGGTGTTATATGCACTAAAGAACCTGACAGAATAATAGCAGTTAGAAAAGACAGCCCTCTAATAATTGGAGTAGGTAAGGGAGAGTACTTTATAGCTTCAGATATACCAGCAGTTCTAAATCATACTAGAGAAGTTTATCTATTAAATGATAAAGAGTTCGTGGTGCTTACAGATGAAGGTGTTGAAATCTTTGATGAAAATAAAGAAAAGATAGAAAAAGAGATATTTCATGTAACTTGGAATGCTGATGCAGCAGAAAAAGGTGGATATGAAGACTTTATGTTAAAGGAAATCCACGAGCAGCCAAGAGCTATAAGAGATACCATGGCATCTAGAATAATAAAAGGAAAACCTATAGTTTTAGATAAGATAAAACTTACAAAAGAGGATCTAAAAAATTATAACAAGATATATATAGTAGCCTGCGGAACTGCATATCATGCAGGGGTAGTAGGTAAAACTGTTATAGAACGGTTAGCTAGAATCCCAGTAGAGGTTGATATCGCATCAGAATTTAGATATAGAGATCCAATAATGGATAAGAATACTTTAGTAATGATTATAAGTCAATCAGGAGAAACAGCAGATAGCTTAGCTGTACTAAGAGAGAGCAAGAAAAAAGGTTGCCGTGTTATAGCTGTTACTAATGTTGTAGGAAGCTCAGTATCTAGAGAAGCAGATGATGTTTTATATACTCTAGCAGGACCAGAAATAGCAGTAGCATCAACAAAAGCTTATGTAACCCAGCTAGTAGCTATGTATATAATAGCTTTATACTTTGCAGAGGTTAAAGAAACTACATCAAAAGAAGAAATAGAAAGCATAAAAGAAGAGCTATTAAATCTTCCGGAAAAAGCTGAAAAGGTATTAGAAAATAAAGAAATACTTCAAAAGTTTGCAGCACAAAACTACATGCATAAAGATATGTTCTACCTAGGAAGAGGCCTTGACTATGCAGTTTCTATGGAAGGATCTTTAAAGCTTAAAGAAATAACCTACATCCATTCAGAGGCTTATGCAGGGGGAGAGCTTAAACACGGTCCAATAGCACTTATAGAAAAAGGCACCGTAGTAATATCCACCATAACTCAGATGGATCTAAAGGATAAAATGATAAGCAATATAAGAGAAGTAGTTACAAGAGGGGCAAAGACACTAGCTATAACCTTTGAAGGAAATGAAGAGGTAGAAAAGTCCGTAGATTCAGCAATATATATACCAAAGACCTTAGATATATTATCCCCAATACTAAGCGTTATACCACTACAATTAATCTCATATTACGTAGCAAAAGAAAAGAATTGTGACGTAGACAAGCCTAGAAATTTAGCCAAGTCAGTAACTGTAGAATAG
- a CDS encoding radical SAM protein, which yields MDFNLNDYKFSKYNHKIFLDKDIYLYNAFTGGFGKVDEKNKELAIRCDFTGSIIEADLIQDDKFLNSLLEGGFLVYKDIDEYNMLLAASDISRYNNQSMSLTLVPTLSCNFRCVYCFEKDKNYPNQHMTPEVIDATVKFIDDSLKNDSNLSIAWFGGEPLVRFDILKKLQLKINELSKKKNLNVYSSIITNGYLLNKKTSDELVELGITFVQVTIDGDKHTHDERRMLHDGNGTYDRIIQNLLESNDKLNISVRVNINKDNSDCMDSFLESLKKTGISDKKNIKTYFSVVRDYDTSKSCLNETCYTTKEYAQEEMKLYRLAQEKNIPTSISISPQVSVCAAVSPNSYIIEPDGSLQKCWNLVGDPNKSVGNISLKYNLDDILKLIAYKYLNETK from the coding sequence ATGGATTTTAACTTAAATGATTACAAGTTTTCAAAATACAATCATAAAATCTTTTTAGATAAAGATATTTATCTTTATAATGCTTTTACTGGTGGGTTTGGAAAAGTAGATGAAAAGAATAAAGAATTGGCAATAAGGTGTGATTTTACAGGATCGATAATAGAAGCAGATTTAATACAAGATGATAAATTCTTAAATTCATTATTAGAAGGTGGATTTTTAGTTTACAAAGATATAGATGAGTATAATATGCTATTAGCTGCTAGTGATATATCAAGATATAATAATCAATCAATGTCACTTACTTTAGTACCAACTTTAAGCTGTAACTTCAGGTGTGTATATTGTTTTGAAAAAGATAAGAATTATCCTAATCAACATATGACACCTGAGGTTATTGATGCTACAGTTAAGTTTATAGATGATTCACTGAAAAATGATAGTAACTTATCAATAGCTTGGTTTGGAGGTGAACCATTAGTTAGATTTGATATATTAAAAAAGTTGCAGTTGAAAATTAATGAGTTATCTAAGAAGAAAAATTTGAACGTATATTCAAGTATAATAACAAATGGTTATTTATTGAATAAAAAGACATCAGATGAGTTAGTTGAGCTAGGTATAACTTTTGTTCAGGTTACTATTGATGGTGATAAGCATACTCACGATGAAAGAAGAATGCTTCATGATGGAAATGGAACATATGACAGAATTATTCAAAACTTATTAGAATCTAATGATAAGCTCAACATATCAGTAAGAGTAAATATTAATAAAGACAATAGTGATTGTATGGATAGTTTTCTTGAATCATTAAAGAAAACTGGTATTAGTGATAAAAAAAATATTAAAACATACTTTAGTGTGGTACGTGATTATGATACTTCTAAAAGTTGCCTTAATGAAACTTGTTACACTACCAAAGAATACGCACAAGAAGAAATGAAATTATATCGATTGGCACAAGAAAAGAATATTCCTACTTCAATATCCATAAGTCCTCAAGTATCAGTGTGTGCAGCGGTATCGCCGAATTCTTACATAATTGAGCCGGATGGTAGCTTGCAAAAATGCTGGAACTTAGTAGGAGATCCTAATAAATCTGTTGGAAATATATCTTTAAAGTACAACTTAGATGATATATTAAAGTTAATCGCTTATAAATATTTAAATGAAACTAAATAA
- a CDS encoding UPF0236 family transposase-like protein, translating to MYNVSLNENGLTFKEIEKKIYKIVCDEACNVLKNVLEALDEKLLKEREIKVYRNKGLKKTCLRTIMGDVEYSRRIYQFELEDGKTATKFLLDEYLGMDTIGNVSINLVETILTNVSEVSFRKTAENIKTMCNQEISAQGVWNIVQTVGEKINELEKRKIELNEKGALKGEKEVPVLFQEQDGVWLSIQGKDRPKGKNRKKELKLAVSYTGWKLRPGSKKEYVVIDKTVCASFNSSSHFKKVAEATIAEKYNVDEIETRILNGDGAKWIKATCEDQDIHFKLDPFHISQAIIRKVSDQVILRLRWSLLIRNTYLHQSLRRTYPGAQQPSSPS from the coding sequence ATGTATAATGTTAGTTTAAATGAAAACGGCTTAACTTTCAAGGAAATAGAGAAAAAGATTTATAAGATAGTTTGTGATGAAGCCTGCAATGTTTTAAAAAATGTGTTGGAAGCTTTAGATGAAAAGCTACTTAAAGAAAGAGAGATTAAAGTATATAGAAATAAGGGACTTAAAAAGACTTGTTTAAGAACGATTATGGGGGATGTTGAATATTCAAGACGTATCTATCAGTTTGAACTTGAAGATGGTAAAACAGCTACTAAGTTCCTTTTAGATGAGTATCTAGGCATGGACACCATAGGTAATGTATCTATAAATCTTGTAGAAACTATTTTAACTAACGTGTCAGAAGTATCTTTTAGAAAAACAGCTGAAAATATAAAAACAATGTGTAATCAGGAAATTAGTGCTCAAGGAGTTTGGAACATAGTTCAAACGGTTGGAGAAAAGATAAATGAACTAGAAAAGCGTAAGATTGAACTAAATGAAAAAGGTGCGTTGAAAGGCGAAAAGGAAGTACCAGTGCTATTTCAGGAGCAAGACGGTGTATGGTTATCCATTCAGGGAAAAGATAGACCAAAGGGTAAGAATAGAAAAAAAGAACTTAAATTAGCAGTATCTTATACAGGTTGGAAGTTGCGTCCAGGTAGTAAAAAAGAATATGTTGTTATTGATAAAACTGTTTGTGCAAGTTTTAATAGTTCTAGCCACTTTAAAAAGGTTGCGGAAGCAACCATTGCTGAAAAATATAATGTTGATGAAATAGAAACTAGGATATTAAATGGAGATGGTGCAAAGTGGATAAAAGCAACCTGTGAAGATCAAGACATACACTTTAAGCTCGATCCATTTCATATAAGCCAAGCAATTATTAGAAAAGTAAGTGATCAAGTGATTCTTAGACTTAGGTGGAGTTTGCTTATAAGGAATACATATCTCCATCAAAGTCTTAGAAGAACTTATCCAGGGGCTCAGCAGCCGTCATCCCCATCTTGA
- a CDS encoding HNH endonuclease, with translation MGFPKSIQDTVLVKCKRHCCLCGRNVGINIELHHIRQKADGGDDSEDNCIPLCFDCHASVKSYNKHHPKGHKYSENEIKQRREKFYEDISNIITSMLLSNDDYNKLENVMNNYGVLIESMIELDPCTETVSINFIDNLEGVAQNLKSFKYDFSNVDLEESKCIIIDKIHEIICLLYNTEYFHSLNDGRICFNNYSVNNYRKEMYNMRLMLRNAYLVFRNSM, from the coding sequence ATGGGATTTCCTAAGAGTATCCAAGATACAGTTTTGGTAAAATGTAAGAGACATTGCTGCTTGTGCGGAAGAAATGTAGGAATCAACATTGAGTTACATCATATTAGGCAAAAGGCTGATGGAGGAGATGATTCTGAAGATAACTGTATTCCACTATGTTTTGATTGTCATGCCTCGGTAAAGTCTTATAATAAACATCATCCAAAGGGACATAAATATTCAGAAAATGAAATAAAACAAAGAAGAGAAAAATTTTATGAAGATATTAGCAATATAATAACGTCTATGTTATTGAGTAATGATGATTATAATAAGCTAGAAAATGTAATGAATAATTATGGTGTATTAATAGAAAGTATGATTGAGTTAGATCCATGTACAGAAACAGTTTCTATAAACTTTATTGATAATCTAGAAGGTGTTGCTCAAAATTTAAAAAGTTTTAAGTATGATTTCTCTAATGTAGATTTAGAAGAGTCTAAATGTATAATAATAGATAAAATTCATGAGATTATTTGTTTATTATATAATACTGAGTATTTTCATTCGTTAAATGATGGAAGAATTTGCTTTAATAACTACTCTGTAAATAATTATAGAAAAGAAATGTACAATATGAGATTAATGTTAAGAAATGCCTATTTGGTTTTTAGAAACTCAATGTGA
- a CDS encoding haloacid dehalogenase-like hydrolase — protein sequence MNNLKRKVFSIALASTISFSLVACSNSAKVPSTNNDKTNTEQSNKSEVKLEKGNWADENFKALQTLIENNGKNSKNYDETKKPYAVFDWDNTTIINDVEEALLAYQLTNLEFKMTPEEFSKTIRTNIPKDNFTKECNNKAGEPVNIESVGADIDSDYKFLYENYKGFKGDKSLDDIKKTVEYKDFIAKTRYLYASIGESFSSDVSYPWVTYLFAGMTEKEVATLTEKSNDYWLSHELSEETWTSPEELKGNSGVVSVSFHTGLRTLKEQQNLYKTLMSNGIDVYICSASFIDVVREFATNPKFGYDIPKENVYAMELERDDKGVIKSEFRKDYDQTQSKGKTKTIERFLVEKYAGKGPLIVGGDSAGDVAMLTDFNDTKFSLIVNRCKGDELGKISKEAADTIGKEDARYYLQGRNENTGEFIPTQKSVFLGSKEEVLLKKAK from the coding sequence ATGAATAATTTAAAAAGAAAAGTGTTTAGTATCGCCTTAGCATCCACTATATCATTTTCTCTAGTGGCTTGTAGTAATTCTGCTAAAGTTCCAAGCACTAATAATGATAAAACTAATACAGAACAATCAAACAAGAGTGAAGTTAAACTAGAAAAGGGTAACTGGGCAGATGAAAACTTTAAAGCCTTACAAACTCTTATAGAAAACAACGGTAAAAACAGCAAAAACTATGATGAAACTAAAAAGCCATATGCTGTATTTGACTGGGACAACACTACAATAATCAATGATGTAGAAGAAGCATTACTTGCATATCAATTAACAAATCTTGAGTTTAAAATGACTCCTGAAGAGTTTAGTAAAACTATTAGAACTAATATTCCAAAGGATAACTTTACAAAAGAATGTAACAACAAGGCTGGAGAGCCTGTTAATATTGAATCAGTTGGTGCTGATATTGATTCAGACTACAAATTCTTATATGAAAATTACAAAGGATTCAAAGGCGATAAATCTTTAGATGATATTAAAAAGACTGTCGAATATAAAGATTTTATAGCTAAAACTAGATATCTTTATGCATCAATTGGAGAATCTTTTAGTTCAGATGTAAGCTACCCATGGGTTACTTATTTATTTGCTGGAATGACAGAAAAAGAAGTTGCTACATTAACAGAGAAGTCAAATGATTACTGGTTATCACATGAACTTTCTGAAGAGACTTGGACAAGTCCTGAAGAGTTAAAGGGTAATTCTGGTGTAGTTTCTGTTAGCTTCCACACTGGATTAAGAACACTAAAAGAACAACAAAACCTTTATAAGACTTTAATGTCTAATGGAATAGATGTTTATATATGCTCAGCATCATTTATAGATGTTGTTAGAGAGTTTGCTACAAACCCTAAGTTTGGATATGATATTCCAAAAGAAAATGTATATGCCATGGAACTAGAAAGAGATGACAAAGGCGTAATTAAATCTGAATTTAGAAAAGATTACGATCAAACTCAAAGCAAGGGTAAAACTAAAACTATAGAGAGATTTTTAGTAGAAAAATATGCTGGAAAAGGTCCTTTAATAGTTGGAGGAGATAGTGCGGGAGATGTTGCTATGTTAACTGACTTTAATGATACAAAGTTTTCATTAATAGTTAATAGATGCAAAGGTGATGAGCTTGGTAAAATTTCAAAAGAAGCTGCTGACACTATAGGAAAAGAAGATGCTAGATATTATTTACAAGGAAGAAATGAAAACACTGGTGAGTTTATACCAACTCAAAAATCTGTATTCCTTGGAAGCAAAGAAGAAGTTTTATTAAAGAAAGCTAAATAA
- a CDS encoding DNA-deoxyinosine glycosylase, which yields MIEGFNPIIDKNCEILILGTMPGEVSLKKQEYYASERNQFWKVIFSIFGEEMDDDNYESKKAFLLNNKIAIWDVLKSCDRENSSDSNIKNPVANDFKSLYINYPNLKSIYFNGKKAEVFYKRLVVKNVNKDDLSLFNLPSTSPANAVKLEDKENEWRRILLPLKG from the coding sequence ATGATAGAAGGTTTTAATCCAATAATAGATAAAAATTGTGAAATATTAATTTTAGGCACTATGCCAGGAGAAGTGTCGTTGAAGAAGCAAGAATATTACGCTTCTGAGAGAAATCAGTTTTGGAAAGTTATATTTTCTATATTTGGAGAAGAGATGGATGATGATAATTATGAAAGTAAGAAAGCATTTTTATTAAATAATAAGATTGCTATTTGGGATGTGCTTAAAAGTTGTGATAGAGAAAATAGTAGTGATTCTAACATTAAAAATCCAGTAGCAAATGATTTTAAGTCGCTATATATTAATTATCCTAACTTAAAAAGCATTTATTTTAATGGTAAAAAGGCAGAAGTTTTCTACAAAAGGTTAGTAGTTAAGAATGTAAATAAAGATGATTTAAGTCTATTCAATTTACCATCTACAAGTCCTGCTAATGCAGTGAAATTAGAAGATAAAGAAAATGAATGGAGACGAATACTATTACCACTTAAGGGGTAG